In a genomic window of Brassica rapa cultivar Chiifu-401-42 chromosome A10, CAAS_Brap_v3.01, whole genome shotgun sequence:
- the LOC103847259 gene encoding basic leucine zipper 34 translates to MSRPAQLPPRCPIPKKLSLNPYADTFYSSSSPVESYIGHHHKSSSPAQDSTLEEQPAWLDELLGDKTDCGGPSPLRRSASDSVVLLGDISADFAGFNQSEDEESLTSEACGELESACVYGPNSPRAKNSSSFSDSTIASAFSEYGSQKAPQNADDTVKGSICHPHEAENACGSNAKRNPGQRSRVRKLQYIAELERRVSMLQAVEANLSVRVASLLQTRATLSLENSQMKQQMAILKQDKLIREGEYLLLKKEAQRLNSRLRNFGSNNNNNNNRLARSYSAGSSIGPRTGSSPLDWNLLDLTKLNLN, encoded by the exons ATGTCAAGGCCTGCTCAGCTTCCTCCTCGTTGCCCTATTCCAAAGAAGCTCTCTTTGAATCCTTATGCAGATACATtctactcttcttcttctcccgtTGAATCATACATTGGCCATCATCACAAGTCTTCTTCTCCCGCTCAAGATTCCACGCTCGAGGAGCAACCAGCTTGGCTTGACGAGCTGCTGGGTGACAAAACTGACTGTGGAGGTCCTTCTCCTCTGCGCCGCTCGGCTAGCGACTCGGTTGTGCTTTTGGGAGACATCTCGGCGGATTTTGCTGGTTTTAACCAAAGCGAGGATGAAGAGAGTTTGACTTCTGAGGCTTGTGGGGAGTTGGAGTCGGCTTGTGTGTATGGTCCCAACTCGCCTAGAGCAAAGAACAGCTCGAGCTTCTCTGACAGCACTATTGCTTCTGCCTTCTCGGAGTATGGTTCTCAGAAAGCTCCTCAGAATGCTGATGATACTGTGAAAGGAAGCATTTGTCATCCACATGAGGCAGAAAATGCTTGCGGTTCAAATGCAAAAAG GAACCCAGGACAGCGTTCAAGAGTTCGTAAGCTCCAGTACATTGCTGAACTTGAGAGGAGAGTATCCATGCTGCAG GCAGTGGAAGCGAATTTATCAGTGAGGGTGGCTTCACTTCTTCAGACACGTGCAACACTGTCTTTGGAGAACAGCCAGATGAAGCAGCAGATGGCGATACTAAAGCAGGACAAGCTCATAAGGGaag GTGAATACCTGTTACTAAAGAAGGAAGCACAGAGATTGAACTCCAGATTGAGAAACTTTgggagcaacaacaacaacaacaataacaggCTGGCTAGGTCTTACTCTGCCGGTTCAAGTATAGGTCCAAGGACAGGTTCGTCACCCTTGGACTGGAACTTGCTGGATCTGACCAAACTCAATCTCAACTAA
- the LOC108870148 gene encoding uncharacterized mitochondrial protein AtMg00310-like yields the protein MLKAVLTAMPSFAMTCFLLPVSLCTRIQSALTRFWWDSSPEKKKMCWVAWVRLTAPKALGDLGIRDIQAFNKALLAKQAWRIVTKPECLLSRVLRGKYCSKAPFLQMDTPKAASHGWRGILVGRDLLVTNLSKAIGDGESTLVWKDPWLSMDEPLRPVGPMQEIHQDLCIADLLCRGTTEWNIPKILSILPQHLPEILLIKPSVTGATDSYMWLASKSRMYSAKSGYYAATAVEADASF from the coding sequence ATGTTAAAGGCGGTACTCACTGCAATGCCATCCTTTGCAATGACTTGTTTCCTACTACCAGTGAGCTTGTGTACTCGAATTCAGTCTGCTCTTACGAGATTCTGGTGGGACTCGTCTCCGGAAAAGAAGAAAATGTGTTGGGTAGCTTGGGTTAGACTTACAGCCCCAAAGGCTTTGGGCGATTTAGGAATCAGAGACATCCAAGCCTTCAACAAGGCTCTTCTAGCGAAGCAGGCCTGGAGGATCGTAACAAAGCCGGAGTGCTTATTGTCAAGAGTATTACGAGGCAAATATTGTAGTAAAGCTCCCTTCCTACAAATGGATACACCGAAAGCTGCTTCACATGGATGGAGAGGGATCCTGGTGGGGAGAGATCTGCTTGTAACCAACCTGAGCAAAGCCATTGGAGATGGAGAAAGTACACTGGTGTGGAAAGACCCTTGGCTAAGCATGGACGAGCCGTTGAGACCGGTTGGTCCAATGCAAGAGATCCACCAAGATCTTTGCATCGCGGATCTCCTTTGCAGAGGAACTACGGAATGGAACATACCAAAGATACTGAGCATCCTTCCCCAGCACTTACCGGAGATTTTGCTTATCAAACCGAGTGTTACAGGAGCGACAGATTCCTACATGTGGTTGGCTTCCAAATCAAGGATGTACTCAGCCAAGTCTGGCTATTACGCAGCAACAGCAGTTGAAGCAGATGcaagtttttaa
- the LOC103847261 gene encoding uncharacterized protein LOC103847261, translating into MEKTVPRGRCYTMFHANITPFPRFNFVIQSNFSTIFFLLFQRKISETFMGKHTNPNPDEAGATMDPAWECEGKGACELRQRRFADTIMPHILNLYGSCAKAKDFDMYAPNASFEDPLTHAQGVKQIKSAFYSLSKVFGESKIVEYHIQESVIAPGKKEILIDNKQHYKLLGKNIQMISLIKLYVENDKIVRHEDWWDKKPLRNRDTVSFPLVGRVMEMGRRGLMLATHAMMGFGKDPSSH; encoded by the exons ATGGAGAAGACTGTGCCACGTGGACGTTGTTACACCATGTTCCATGCAAATATCACTCCTTTCCCTCGCTTCAATTTCGTAATTCAATCTAAtttttcaacaattttttttcttttgtttcaaaGGAAGATCTCTGAAACATTCATGGGGAAACACACTAATCCGAATCCAG ATGAAGCTGGAGCGACGATGGATCCGGCGTGGGAATGCGAGGGAAAAGGAGCGTGTGAATTGAGGCAGAGGCGATTTGCTGATACCATCATGCCTCATATCCTCAACTT GTATGGGTCTTGCGCAAAAGCCAAAGATTTTGACATGTATGCACCAAATGCTTCGTTTGAGGACCCTTTAACTCATGCTCAAGG gGTAAAGCAAATCAAATCTGCATTTTATTCACTCTCCAAG GTATTTGGTGAGTCAAAAATAGTTGAATATCATATTCAGGAAAGTGTTATCGCACCGGGGAAGAAAGAG ATACTAATTGACAACAAACAACACTACAAGCTCCTGGGAAAGAACATTCAGATGATCTCTCTTATTAAACTCTATGTCGAGAACGACAAGATTGTCCGACACGAAGACTG GTGGGACAAGAAACCTCTAAGGAACAGAGACACTGTTAGCTTCCCGTTAGTAGGGCGGGTAATGGAGATGGGTCGAAGAGGCTTGATGCTAGCTACTCATGCCATGATGGGTTTTGGTAAAGATCCTAGCTCGCATTGA